The genomic region AATAAGTTTAGAAGTAATATTTACAGAATCATCTGTAGAATCATCCAGGACCTGGATCTCAAGTTTTTCCCTTGGATATTCTATTCTGGCAATATTTTTCAGCAAACGCTCAACAACATATTCCTCGTTATAAAGCGGCAATTGTATGGTGACAAATGGATAATCATCGTTCGCTTCGAAGTTAAATTTTTCCGCAGTATCGGTAGTTTTTAAAGCTTTGAAGTAATTGATTAAAAGATGTAGCTGCGAGAGGCTGTAGATGAAGATAACCAGCAACGCAAGCGTGTATAGTATGATCACCAGCAGGTCTATCATTTAAAACTGTATTTGAAGATCCATCCTAATATTTTCACACCTGCAAAGATAGCACCTTTAAGGGTTCCTGAAACTTTGGAAACCCCTATCCGGTTTCGATAATGCACCGGGATCTCTGAATATTTTAACTTTTTCCGAAGTGCTTTTAATTGCATTTCTACCGTCCAGCCATAAGTTTTATCCTGCATCTCCAGCTGAAGTAATTTTTCATACTTGATCGCTCGAAAAGGTCCCAAATCTGTAAAAGTGGAGTTGAAAAATAATTTCATCAAACTTGTAGCCAGCCAGTTTCCAAAGATCTGCGGAAAGGTCATCGAACCAGTTTCCCGCCATTCCTTTACCCTCGCTCCTACAACGAAATCCTTGTTATCTTCAATGATAGGCTGAACGATCCTGACCAACTCTGAAGGATAATCTGAATAATCTCCATCTAGAAAAACTATGATATCTGGTTTATTAGACTGTTCAGAGATGTATTGCATTCCCTTTAGACAGGCATAGCCATAACCTTTTCTATTTTCCTGCAGTACAGTAGCACCGGCAGCAGCAGCATTTGCTTCCGTAGTATCTGTAGAATTATTGCTAACCACAATAACTTCTTCTACAATATCAGGAATAGCTGCGATCACCAAACCAATCGAATCTGCTTCGTTGTAGGCCGGAATGATCACTTTTATGGAAGATTGCATGGGCAGTTATTCGGTTCAGCTTAAGAAGTGCGAAAATAAGCGAACTCCTTACAATTTATAAGCTTTTCTGCTTCAGAAGATCCAAAAGATCTACATTATCTCCCACAACACCATCTTCTGCTGTGATCCGGTTATTGGTAGAACCATTCTCCAGTTTGAGTACACCTCTTGGACACACCGCTGAGCAGATTCCGCAGCCAACACAACTGGATCGCACGATATTTTCACCTTTTTGTGCGTATGCCCGTACATCGATACCCATTTCGCAATAGGTAGAACAATTTCCACAGGAAATACACTGGCCGCCGTTGGTCGTGATTCTGAATTTTGAGAATAGACGCTGCTGCATTCCTAAAATTGCCGCCATTGGGCACCCGAATCTACACCATACGCGATTCCCGAAAATGGGATAAAAACCGGTTCCAATGACACCGCTAAATATTGCGCCTATCAGGAAACCATAGGCCTGGCGAAGGCTTTCCGCATTAAATAAGAATAAGTTCTGCCCGCTGAAATAGTGAAAAGCGATTAATCCCAGGATGATTACGAGATATCCAATCGCACCATATTTCGCATCCTTCTGTAATTCTTCTCTTTTAAAATACCAGATCGCTGCAAACAGCAAGGTAAGAAATGTCCCAACACCAATCAGAAAGACATCGCGTGTAAGCCAGTATTTTGAAGAATCATAGCCAAGGTAACTGTAGATGACAGCGGTAGTCATTAAAACGACAAAAACAAGTACACTATGCACCACCCATCGCTCAACTTTCCAGGCAAAAAGACTCTTATCTGAAAGTTGGCGGTATGGATCACCAGCAGTTTCAGCGAGACCACCACAGCCACAAACCCAGCTGCAATACCATCTTTTCCCGTATTTATAAGTCAGAATCGGGGTGATCACGAAAATTGAAACTACACCGAAAATGAGCAATGCCAGGCCTATATTACCTGATGATAGAAAACCATCCACCCTGTATTGTTCAAAATTATAATAATTAAGCGGCCAGATATTCTTAAGATCGTAATATGGCAGGTTCATCCCATCGTCGTTAAGCCTGGACATAAATTCAGGAATAAGAAATGCGAATGTCAGCTGAAAGA from Christiangramia sp. OXR-203 harbors:
- a CDS encoding 4Fe-4S binding protein, which encodes MSRIEQNMSVTGEAAASLNTGQKISTLLGMSGLIILCLAAFNLNFPNKVLWLSIALGSITAGIVWFAQATYSGTHAGIKNDGVWFKSMTSRGYVAYLTGVGLTGFYILLYFYPQYLGLRAEGDNVGLIALFDPLSYFLSGNPASQWFVYGTLYTIAILAFGVKFLWKYRHNRYEKLRTFSVMFFQLTFAFLIPEFMSRLNDDGMNLPYYDLKNIWPLNYYNFEQYRVDGFLSSGNIGLALLIFGVVSIFVITPILTYKYGKRWYCSWVCGCGGLAETAGDPYRQLSDKSLFAWKVERWVVHSVLVFVVLMTTAVIYSYLGYDSSKYWLTRDVFLIGVGTFLTLLFAAIWYFKREELQKDAKYGAIGYLVIILGLIAFHYFSGQNLFLFNAESLRQAYGFLIGAIFSGVIGTGFYPIFGNRVWCRFGCPMAAILGMQQRLFSKFRITTNGGQCISCGNCSTYCEMGIDVRAYAQKGENIVRSSCVGCGICSAVCPRGVLKLENGSTNNRITAEDGVVGDNVDLLDLLKQKSL
- a CDS encoding glycosyltransferase family 2 protein: MQSSIKVIIPAYNEADSIGLVIAAIPDIVEEVIVVSNNSTDTTEANAAAAGATVLQENRKGYGYACLKGMQYISEQSNKPDIIVFLDGDYSDYPSELVRIVQPIIEDNKDFVVGARVKEWRETGSMTFPQIFGNWLATSLMKLFFNSTFTDLGPFRAIKYEKLLQLEMQDKTYGWTVEMQLKALRKKLKYSEIPVHYRNRIGVSKVSGTLKGAIFAGVKILGWIFKYSFK